Below is a window of Candidatus Neomarinimicrobiota bacterium DNA.
TGCCCTCCTTTCCCAGATCAAGATTTCCCTCCCTTTCACTCCCGTTCCTATCACGGGTCAGACTCTCGGCGTTCTCCTGACAGGAGCCATGCTGGGCCGAACCCGGGGCGTCGCTGCTATTGTGGTTTACCTCTGTGAAGGGCTTGTTGGTCTACCCGTCTTCGCAGGAGGGGCTTTTGGATTTACCCACATGCTGGGCCCCACGGGAGGCTATCTCTTCGGCTTTATCCCCGGAGCGTTCATCACCGGTTTGCTGGCAGAAAAAGGGTGGGACCGAAAAACCGGAACGACCATCCTCGCCATGGTCCTGGGAAATCTTGCCATTCTCTCTGTTGGCCTTTTCTGGCTGGCTCCATTCACGGGAATAGATCGCCTGCTGGAACTTGGATTTCTCCCATTTATCCCGGGCGAGATCGTGAAGATTGGATTGGCGGCCGTATTGCTCCCCTCAGGCTGGAAGCTTATAGGGAAAGATTCGTCAGCTTCTTAACTCAGCGATATCTGTATAAAGATCCAGAGACCCCGGGTTTGCCAGGGCATCCCGGTTGAGGGCCTCATCACCGTGAATGATCCTTTTCACGGCAACTTCCACTTTTTTCCCGTTTATGGTGTAGGGAATATCTGTGACGGGAAGAATCTTGGCTGGCACATGACGTGGTGAGCAGTTAGTTCGAATCGTCTGTCTGATCTGTTGAACAAGGGCGTCCGTAAGATCCACACCTTCGTTGAGCTTCACGAATAGGATCACCCTTTCATCTCCCCGCCACTGCTGTCCCACCGCCAGGCTATCTGACACCTCCTGCAGAGCTTCCACAACCTGGTAGATTTCCGCAGTTCCGATCCGAACACCACTGGGATTCAACGTGGCATCACTCCGACCGAATATCCTGACACCTCCATGATCGTTTATCGTGATATAATCTCCATGGCTCCAGACATTTGAAAAGAGATCGAAGTAGGCACCTCGGTACTTCGAACCGTCTGGATCATTCCAGAAATAGATGGGCATAGAGGGAAAGGGTGAGACGCAGACAAGTTCTCCTTTCTCGTTTGTCTGTCCTGTTCCGTGCGGGTCAAAGGAGTCCACCTTCATTCCCAGTCCCCGGCACTGAAGTTCCCCCCGGTATACGGGCACGGTAGGATTCCCCAGGGCAAAACAGGAAATGATGTCTGTCCCGCCGGAGATGGATGACAGCATCACATCCTCCTTAATATCCCGGTAAACGTAGTCGAAGCTCTCTTCCACCAGTGGCGAACCGGTAGAAAGGATGGCCCGCAGTTTTCTCAGGTTAAATGCCTCTTTCGGTTTCACGCCTTCCGCCTCGCAGGCCGAGATGAACTTGGCGCTCGTTCCGAAGACCGTAATTCCCAGCTCCTCAGCCATCCGCCACATGGCCCCGGCATCGGGATAGAAGGGGGAACCATCGAAAAGAACCACCGTGGCACCCACGGCCAGGGAGCTCACCAACCAGTTCCACATCATCCACCCACAGGTAGTGAAATAGAAAATGGTGTCCTCCCGTCTGAGATCGGTGTGAAGACGAAGTTCTTTCAGATGCTGGATGAGGGTGCCACCGGCTCCGTGGACCATCGATTTGGGCAGGCCTGTCGTGCCGGAAGAATACATGATGTATAGGGGATGGTCGAAGGGCAGCTGTTCAAATGGCAGTTCAGGAACCTCATCGTCAGGACGGAAATCCCGGTAATGAATACCATTCCTTATGCCCGAAATGTCTTCTCGCTCCTGCGTGTAGGGAACCACCACAACCCTTTCGACATCCGGTAGTTCACTCAGAATACCCCGCAGTTTCTCCAGACTGTCGATGGGCTTGCCATTGTAATAGTAGCCATTTGCCGAGAAGAGAACCTTCGGTTGAATCTGACTGAATCTATCGAGGACACCGCGAATCCCGAAATCGGGAGACGAAGAACTCCAGACGGCCCCGATGGACGCCGTGGCCAACATGGCAACAACAGTCTCCGGAAGATTGGGCATAAAACCGGCTACCCGGTCTCCTGCGGTGACTCCGAGTTCTCTCAAAGCATGACCGATTCTTGAAACTTCCTGGTGCAGCTCACCATAGGTTAGTTCCCGATCGGGCTGACCTTCTCCCCGGAAAACCACCGCGGTCTGGGCATCACGGAAGCGAAGAAGGTTTTCCGCAAAATTGAGACGGGCCCCAGAGAACCATTTCGCTCCGGGCATCTTTCCCGGATCGTCAACTACCTCATGATATGATTGAGAAGAGATGATCTCGCCAAACTCCCACATATCCGCCCAGAACTCACCAATGAAATTCACCGACCAGTCGTACAACTGATGGTAGTTCAGGTGATCCAATCCGCGCCGCTCGTTGACGAAACGGCGAAACTTATCCATCTGCGATCGTCTCATCGCCCTGGAGTTTGGACTCCACATAATATCTGACATTGCCCCTCCTTCCCTTCAGCAGTTGGACAAATGGTACCGACTTCTCGTTATAAAATCAACTCAAATACGGTTTGTATGCTTCTTTTGCATGCTCTAAATTTTCCGGTCGTGGAACCCAGATTAAGAAAACGTACGGAGAGAAGTCCACGTTGAAATATATCTACTTTTTCGGTGACGGTCAGGCCGAAGGTAGTGCCAACATGAAAGAACTCCTCGGAGGCAAAGGGGCCAATATTGCAGAGATGACCAATCTGGCTATCCCCGTCCCACCTGGTTTTACCCTCACGACGGAAGTGTGCCGCTACTACAGCAATCGCGACCGGACGTACCCCGCTGAACTGGCAGAAGATGTCGATTCCGCCATAGAAAAAACGGAACGGATTATGGCGCGGAAATTCGGGGATTCTAATAATCCCCTTCTTTTCTCAGTGCGTTCGGGTGCCCGGGCCTCTATGCCGGGCATGATGGAAACCGTTTTGAATGTGGGTCTGACTACTCGAACCATTCCTGGCCTCATCAAGAAAACGAATAATCCCCGCTTCGTTTTCGACGCCTATCGACGCCTTATGATGATGTACTCCGACGTTGTCATGGAAAAAGCCGGGGGCATTACACCCAAAGAGGGCCTCGGCATCCGTGAGCAGCTTGAAGAGCTTATTGAGCTGCACAAAGAAGACAAAGGGGTGCATCAAGATATTGAACTGGATGCCCATGACTGGCAGACCCTGTCGGAAAAATTCAAGGAAAGAATCAGCCACGTTTTAGGTGCCGAGTTCCCTGATGATTCCTATGAACAACTCTGGGGAGCGATTGGGGCTGTCTTCCAATCCTGGAACGGGAAACGGGCGGTAGCCTACCGGCGGATCGAGGGACTGCCCGATAGCTGGGGAACCGCCGTGAACGTCCAATCCATGGTTTTCGGAAACATGGGAGAAGAGAGCGCCACAGGAGTGGGATTTACCCGCAATCCTGCGACGGGCCAAAATGTCTTTTACGGTGAATGGTTGCCCAATGCCCAGGGGGAAGATGTGGTGGCTGGCATTCGCACCCCCAATCCCCTTAATATTGACGGAAAGACAGAAAAGAACCGGGATCTTCCTTCTCTCGAAGAAGCAATGCCCGGGCCGTATTCGGCCCTCGATGACATCCAGAGGAGGCTTGACACTCACTACCGGGACATGCAGGACATCGAATTCACCATTGAAGAAGGCCGTTTATGGATGCTCCAAACGCGCGTCGGCAAGCGCAACGGCGTTGCGGCGGTTAAGATGGCTGTGGATATGCATCATCAAGAATTGATTTCAAAGGAAGAAGCCTTAATGAGAGTCAAACCCTCTCAACTGGATGAGCTTCTCCATCCCATGGTGGATCCGGTCGCCGAGGAGTCAGCTGCGTTTCTGGCCGACGGTCTTCCGGCTGGACCCGGCGGTGCTCTGGGCCAGATCGTTTTCACAGCCGATGACGCAGAATCGTGGACCAACGACGGAAAAAAGGTGGTCCTTGTTCGCAATGAAACTTCTCCTGAGGACGTACATGGCATGCACGTGGCTGAGGGTATCCTGACCGCAAAGGGGGGCATGACAAGCCACGCCGCCCTTGTGGCCAGAGGATGGGGGAAATGCTGCATCGTCGGATGCGGAGCGCTCAATATCAATCGCCGGAAGAAAACGATCCACGTAAATGGAAAGGTGTTGAAAGAAGGGGATTGGATCACCTTGAACGGCACCAAAGGAAATGTCTATCTGGGTGAGCTGCCGCTGGTTCAGGCGGATCCAGTACATAATGAATCCTTCCGGCCACTGATGAAACTCGCCGACGAAGTCCGGGTGCTGGGTGTCCGCACAAATGCGGACCGGACAGAAGACGCGAAGCAGGCCCGAACTTTTGGCGCTGAGGGTATCGGTCTCTGTCGAACGGAACATATGTTTTTTGACCCGGACAGGATCTCGGCGATACGCGAAATGATCGTCGCCGCCTCGCAAGAGGAGCGGCGGAAAGCCGTCATGAAACTCCTCCCCTACCAACGGAAGGACTTCTACGCGATCCTTAAAGCCATGGAGGGACTTCCCGTGACCATCCGCCTTCTCGATCCTCCCCTCCATGAATTCGTGAATCTTACGGAAGAGAAGACAGCGCAACTGGCGACGGAACTGGGTGTGGACGAAGCCAACCTGCAGGCTCGAATCCAGTCACTCCACGAGCTCAACCCCATGCTGGGGCACCGGGGATGCCGCCTGGGAATTTCCTATCCTGAGATTACTGAAATGCAGGCCCGGGCCATCTTCGAGGCCACTGCCCGGCTCACGAAAGAGGGTGTGGAAGCCAAGCCAGAGGTCATGGTTCCTCTCATAGCAACGGCGGCCGAGTTCAAACATCAAGAGAAAATCATCCGTCAAACGGCAGAAAAAGTGATGAATGAAACAGGACAGGAGTTTGACTATCTTGTTGGGACCATGATCGAGCTCCCCAGGGCGGCTCTCACGGCCGATGAGATTGCCAAAGAGGCTGAATTTTTTTCATTCGGAACCAATGACTTGACACAGACAACATATGGATTTTCCCGCGACGACATCGGGGGCTTTCTGCCTACCTATCTGGAGCAGAAGATCCTTCCCCATGATCCTTTCCAATCACTGGATCAGGCGGGAGTCGGACAGCTGGTCCAGCTGGGTGTGGATAGAGGCAGGTCAGTCAAGGATGACTTGAAGGTGGGAATCTGCGGTGAACACGGGGGCGACCCCGATTCCATCGATTTCTGCCACCGTGCCGGCCTCGATTACGTGAGCTGCTCTCCTTTCCGTGTGCCCATCGCCCGGCTCGCGGCTGCCCAGGCAGCCATTCGAAATAAGTAAACCACAGATTACACGGAGTTCACCGAGACTGTCCTGACTTCTTCAACCGAGATAAGACACCATGTATCATCTTGGTAACACGGATCTTCTTGACGACAATCCAATCGCTATTTATGGCTCCCGGGACATTCCGATCTCTGTTCATAATTCAGTTCTTAGCCTTGTTAATCCCCTCATGGAATCGCCTGTTACTCTCGCTGGCGGGTGGCAGTCAAAACTTGAAAAGGCGTTACTCAAGGCGAGGAGACCGGGATCGCCGTCCAACATCATTTACGTTCTCGCTAAAGGAATTCATAGCTTCAGGGTGTCAAAATCCCTGAGGGGAGATCTCGATAGGGGAAAAGTTCTTATTATTTCCCCCTGGATGAGTGACAACCGAATTGATGAAAAAAAGGTGACAAAACGGGACGATTTCATCTTAAATCAGATGGGGCGCTTCCTCTTTCTGCATATCAGAGAAGGGGGCAATCTGGAAGAGCTCTTTTTCCGCTGCTTGGAGCTCGGAAAGGAAGTTTTTCTCCTCGATGACCTGACAAACGAGACCTGGGCGAATCCGGAAGTGGTCTCTATATCTGGCAAAGATTTGACTCCCCTGATCTCCTAAGTTCATACCACTATCCCCCCATCAACGTTAATAATAGCCCCGTTTATGTAACTGGCCTCGTCGCTGGCCAGGAAGCAGTAGACACTGGCCACTTCCCCAGGCTGACCCATCCGTTCCAAGGGAATCTTTCTCACCTTCGCCTCGATTATCTCTTCGGGGATATCCTTCAACATGTCCGTCTCGATAAATCCCGGAGCCACTGCATTCACCCGTATGCCGTATTTCCCCAGCTCCCTGGCCCAGACCCTGGTCATCCCGATGACGCCACTCTTGCTGGCCACATAATTGGTCTGACCAAAATTGCCGTAAAGTGCAACCACGGATGTGGCATTCAATATCACCCCCGATTGCTGCTCTCGCATTACCCGCGCCACCTCCTGGGTGCAAATGAAGGTCCCTTTCAGGTTTACCCGGATGACGCGGTCGAATTCTTCATCGGTCATCTTCTTCAACGTTTTGTCCTGTATCACGCCTGCATTGTTCACCAGAACGTCAATGCACCCGAACTTGTCCATCATCGATGTAACCATTTGCCGCACACTTTCCCTGTGGGTTATGTCCACATGAACAAACAGGGCCTCCGGACCCGAGCTGGAAATCTCGCGAGCCGCACTCTCGCCAGTCGTTTGATTAACCTCCGCCACGACAACTCTGGCTCCCTCCTGAGCAAACCGGAAAGCCGTCTCTCGCCCTATACCCTGACCTCCTCCCGTAATGATCACGACTTTGTCTTTGAGTCCCTTCATTTTAGTCTCCTCTTAGTACCGGAAATAATGCAATACTTTTGCCTGACCTTCAATCTTTTTTCTTTTGCATCCTCACTGTAACTTCCCCCCACCTTGCGACGGGCCTGCCTCTATCTCCTTCTTCTTCCCCTTGTCATGCCGGGGCAGGAGGATATCTACTTCAGCCCTGTTTTTGACGTCTCAGAAGTCTCAAAAGCCCTCCAGTCGATCTCGCAAAGTGATCTTGAAGCTCATCTCATATTTCTCGCTTCAGACGCAACGGAAGGAAGAGAAACCGGCCATCGCGGTCTTCAGGTGGCGGCCCACTATATCGCCTCTCAATTTCGACGAATCGGACTCACCTCTCTGAATCCGGACGGGTCTTTTTTCCAGCAGTATGAAGTCTTGAAGAGCCGCCTGGGAGAGGATCCCACTCTCGCCCTTTTGTATGAGGAGGGGGCAAGTCAGCTGAAAGAAATCTTTCAATATAAGGAAGATTACTTCCTCTCCACCCGCAACTTGACCAGCAAGTTGGAGATTCAATCACCGGTTGTTTTCGCCGGGTACGGAATTGTAGCGCCGGAGTACGACTATGACGATTACGCAGGAATAGAGGTTTCTCACAGAATCGCTCTGGTCATTGAAGGAGAGCCTGATTTTGATGATGCCCGCCGTTTCAAGGGGAAAGAATTCACCCATTTCTCCAATGTGAGGGAAAAGCTGACAGAGGCCAAAGAAAAAGGGGCCGTTGCACTCCTTGTCGCATCAAATCCAAAGTTAGACAGGATTTTCACCGAGAAGTTCAAAGGGTGGGAGCGGTGGCTACATCGTGAGAGCATGATGCTTCCAACCTCGGGAAAATCCGTGCCCCTTTTCTTTATTAGCACTCGCACCG
It encodes the following:
- a CDS encoding biotin transporter BioY; protein product: MIYADVLRPSVRGRSIVYDVTLVVGGSLFIALLSQIKISLPFTPVPITGQTLGVLLTGAMLGRTRGVAAIVVYLCEGLVGLPVFAGGAFGFTHMLGPTGGYLFGFIPGAFITGLLAEKGWDRKTGTTILAMVLGNLAILSVGLFWLAPFTGIDRLLELGFLPFIPGEIVKIGLAAVLLPSGWKLIGKDSSAS
- a CDS encoding acetoacetate--CoA ligase, whose product is MDKFRRFVNERRGLDHLNYHQLYDWSVNFIGEFWADMWEFGEIISSQSYHEVVDDPGKMPGAKWFSGARLNFAENLLRFRDAQTAVVFRGEGQPDRELTYGELHQEVSRIGHALRELGVTAGDRVAGFMPNLPETVVAMLATASIGAVWSSSSPDFGIRGVLDRFSQIQPKVLFSANGYYYNGKPIDSLEKLRGILSELPDVERVVVVPYTQEREDISGIRNGIHYRDFRPDDEVPELPFEQLPFDHPLYIMYSSGTTGLPKSMVHGAGGTLIQHLKELRLHTDLRREDTIFYFTTCGWMMWNWLVSSLAVGATVVLFDGSPFYPDAGAMWRMAEELGITVFGTSAKFISACEAEGVKPKEAFNLRKLRAILSTGSPLVEESFDYVYRDIKEDVMLSSISGGTDIISCFALGNPTVPVYRGELQCRGLGMKVDSFDPHGTGQTNEKGELVCVSPFPSMPIYFWNDPDGSKYRGAYFDLFSNVWSHGDYITINDHGGVRIFGRSDATLNPSGVRIGTAEIYQVVEALQEVSDSLAVGQQWRGDERVILFVKLNEGVDLTDALVQQIRQTIRTNCSPRHVPAKILPVTDIPYTINGKKVEVAVKRIIHGDEALNRDALANPGSLDLYTDIAELRS
- the ppdK gene encoding pyruvate, phosphate dikinase, with product MKYIYFFGDGQAEGSANMKELLGGKGANIAEMTNLAIPVPPGFTLTTEVCRYYSNRDRTYPAELAEDVDSAIEKTERIMARKFGDSNNPLLFSVRSGARASMPGMMETVLNVGLTTRTIPGLIKKTNNPRFVFDAYRRLMMMYSDVVMEKAGGITPKEGLGIREQLEELIELHKEDKGVHQDIELDAHDWQTLSEKFKERISHVLGAEFPDDSYEQLWGAIGAVFQSWNGKRAVAYRRIEGLPDSWGTAVNVQSMVFGNMGEESATGVGFTRNPATGQNVFYGEWLPNAQGEDVVAGIRTPNPLNIDGKTEKNRDLPSLEEAMPGPYSALDDIQRRLDTHYRDMQDIEFTIEEGRLWMLQTRVGKRNGVAAVKMAVDMHHQELISKEEALMRVKPSQLDELLHPMVDPVAEESAAFLADGLPAGPGGALGQIVFTADDAESWTNDGKKVVLVRNETSPEDVHGMHVAEGILTAKGGMTSHAALVARGWGKCCIVGCGALNINRRKKTIHVNGKVLKEGDWITLNGTKGNVYLGELPLVQADPVHNESFRPLMKLADEVRVLGVRTNADRTEDAKQARTFGAEGIGLCRTEHMFFDPDRISAIREMIVAASQEERRKAVMKLLPYQRKDFYAILKAMEGLPVTIRLLDPPLHEFVNLTEEKTAQLATELGVDEANLQARIQSLHELNPMLGHRGCRLGISYPEITEMQARAIFEATARLTKEGVEAKPEVMVPLIATAAEFKHQEKIIRQTAEKVMNETGQEFDYLVGTMIELPRAALTADEIAKEAEFFSFGTNDLTQTTYGFSRDDIGGFLPTYLEQKILPHDPFQSLDQAGVGQLVQLGVDRGRSVKDDLKVGICGEHGGDPDSIDFCHRAGLDYVSCSPFRVPIARLAAAQAAIRNK
- the fabG gene encoding 3-oxoacyl-ACP reductase FabG, whose amino-acid sequence is MKGLKDKVVIITGGGQGIGRETAFRFAQEGARVVVAEVNQTTGESAAREISSSGPEALFVHVDITHRESVRQMVTSMMDKFGCIDVLVNNAGVIQDKTLKKMTDEEFDRVIRVNLKGTFICTQEVARVMREQQSGVILNATSVVALYGNFGQTNYVASKSGVIGMTRVWARELGKYGIRVNAVAPGFIETDMLKDIPEEIIEAKVRKIPLERMGQPGEVASVYCFLASDEASYINGAIINVDGGIVV